The Mobula birostris isolate sMobBir1 chromosome 14, sMobBir1.hap1, whole genome shotgun sequence genome includes a region encoding these proteins:
- the LOC140209519 gene encoding colipase-like, which yields MKLMLLYLACCIAVGISAHERGLFLNLKNGELCVGSFQCKSDCCQRDTALSLARCASRGAEGHACSDHLLYNVYYKCPCEDGLKCDGDKSIMGSITNTNFGTCKDPNSIA from the exons ATGAAGTTAATGTTGCTTTACCTAGCATGCTGCATTGCAGTGGGAATATCAGCTCACGAGAGAGGCTTGTTTCTGAACTTG aaaaatggagagctttgcGTTGGAAGCTTTCAGTGTAAGAGTGACTGCTGTCAACGAGACACTGCGTTGAGTCTTGCAAGGTGTGCCAGTCGAGGTGCAGAAGGACATGCATGCTCAGATCAT CTCCTGTATAACGTTTATTACAAATGTCCCTGTGAAGATGGTCTGAAATGTGACGGTGATAAATCCATCATGGGTTCGATAACAAACACTAACTTTGGTACTTGCAAGGACCCAAACAGCATTGCTTAA